TAAAAGAGGTTTAATATTACTGTTTTCAAGAGATTTTACCATCCATTTAACGGCAAATTTAATTGTTTGCTCTACGTCGATTAAAAGGTCATATTGTTTATTTACGTCATTAACATTTTGAATGATTTCTTTTCTTAAAACGTCCGCATTAATAAGTTCGTTCATTATTAAATAACTCTCTATTTTATATTTAAACGATTTTTCATGGTAATCACTAATAAAGCCTATTCCGTGAGCATTTATGATTTTGTTGGCTATTTGTGTAGCAATAATTTCTTTTTTTAAAGGATGTGAAAAAATTTCATGTTCGAATTTGTTGAAAAAAGATTCTGGAAAATATTCTTTTAAAAATTTATCATAATAATTTGAATCTAATACGTTCGATTCTAATATATATTTTTTCAAAAATATTTTGCTGTAAAGCATAACTATAGCGAGTGCAGGCCTTATTACGTGAGTATTTTGATATAGAGTTTCTATTTCACTATTTTTCGGCATATTATAATTTTTTCTTTTAAAATAATCGGTATTTTTTTCTAAGATTTCCAAAACTTTGATCAATTTTTCTTTATATATTTTTTTCTCATCCAATGATAATAACAAAGCATGTTCAAAATTGTTTTGTAACACCTTGTCAATTACATCGTTTTGAATTTCTTTTAAGATTTTAATTTTTTCATTTTCTGTAAGTTTGTTTTTATCGATTAAACTGTTCAGAATAATTTTTAAATTTACTTCATAGTCACTTATATTAACACCTGCGGAATTATCAATAGCATCAAGATTGATTTTACCGCCTTTAAGAGCGTATTCATATCTTCCTTGCATTGTAAGAGCTAAGTTTGCACCTTCACAGATAGCAAAAGCGTTTATTTCATTTGCATTTACACGAATATTTGCATTTTGCTTATCACTAATGTGGAGGTTTTGCTCTTCTGAAGATTTTACGTAAGTTCCGATTCCTCCGAAATATAATAAATCAACTTTTAAACGTAATAGTCTTTTTGCCAATTCTTCCGCACTTAAAGATTCTTCTTTAGTGTTTAAAAGTTCTTTTATTTCAGGAGAAAGGGTTATTGATTTTTCATCTCTTTTGAAAACACCTCCGCCTTTACTAATTTTAGATTTATCATAATCTTTCCAGCTTAGAGAGTTTTCAAAAAGTCTTTTTCTTTCTTCATATGCAATTTTCGGATCCGGATTAGGATCGATAAAGATTTCACTGTGGCTAATTGCTCCTAATAATAAGAAGTTTTTGTTTAATAGCATACCGTTTCCGAAAACGTCCCCTCTCATAGAACCTACACCGACAACAGAAAGTTTGTCTGTATAGATGTTTTGACCTCTTTCTATAAAGAATCTATTAGTTGTGTGAATGGCGCCCTTTGCTGTAATACCTAACTCTTTATGAGAATATCCGGTACTTCCTCCGCTTGCAAAAGCATCTTTTAAAAAGTATCCTCTTTTTATAGCTATTTCATTTGCAACATCGCTCATTGAAGAAGTTCCTTTATCAGCTGCCACAACAAAATAAAAGTCGTTTTCATCATATTTTACAAGTTCAACGTCCCCGACGTCAATCAAATCCAATAAAGCGTCTATAAATAAAGAATAATATTTTTTAAAGTCTTTTTTAGAAATATTATTTTTGAATATTACAAATCCGCCTTTGGCGCCTTCCGGAATAATAAGGGCGTTTTTTGCTTCCTGAGTTATCATTAAGTCTTTTATTTCATCTCTGAAGTCATGAGGTCTGTCAGACCATCTTAATCCGCCTCTACTTATTTTACTCATTCTTAAATGGATACCGTTAAAGTCGTTGTGATAAACGTAACTCTCTATATTGGGTTGCATTCCAAAAAGAATATTTTTAAAATTTTGTGTTAAGACTTTAAAAGAAATAGTTTCTTTATTTAAAAAATAATTCGTCCTTACTGTATTTTTGACTATTGTAAATAAAACTCTAAATATTTTATCTTCGTTTAAATTTGAAATGTTTTTGATTTCTTTTTCTATTTTTTCTTCAAGGGACAAATCTTTTGTAGAAAATTTTTGTTTAAAATACTCTATTATCATTTTCGTTAATTTAGAATTATTTAATAATGCTGAAATAATCAAATTTTCATTAAATTCGTAAAAAAGTTGATTTTGATATTTGATAATAGCTCTTAGTAAAGAAATTTCTCTTAAAGTAAGGCCTTCCCAAGCCATATAGTAAAGTTTACACAGGGTGTATATTTTATTTAACAGGGCTTTTTCAAGTATTTCTAAAAATATTTTTTCGTGTTTTAAGAATGTATCAATATGCTGTATATCTGTTTTTATTTTATAAACATAAGTGTTTTTATTTATAAATGAAACGGAATCTAATATTGATATATTGAAATTTTGTAAAAGGTTGCTTATTGTTGTAATAGGAAGTTTGTTTTTGGAGTATATATGGAAAGTTTGAGTGTTTTTGTCAAAAGAGAGATATACTTCGTTGAAGTTTGGTATTTCATAGTCTTCTTTAGATATTAACTGTTTGCATAAATCGTTCATAAAAGCTCATTTTCAAAAGAAAAAGAAGTTATTTCGTATATAAAACTCTTCTTCTTTTTCTTTTCATTTTAAATTTTCCTCTTGCCATATAACCTCCTTTTTTGGGAAGTTAACGTTTGTAATTATAACAAAAAATTATACTAAATAAAAACCGCACTCATATATCCAACAACTTGAGATTCATCACCGCTTACATCAGCACTTGTTCTATAATCAACTATTAAAGGAGTTAAATTCAATTCAACACTTGAAAGAATCAATGCTTCTATTCCTATTTTCCCGCAGGCTTCGCATTTTTCCAATTGTAAAACATCCTGATTGTTTACTGCTTCAAGACAATTATAATCAAGAGCGTTTGCGGTTTTAATATCATAATAATGACTTAAATCACTACTTATAACGACTAATATGTCTTTTTGTATTAAATAATTGATTATTTCTTTTAATTTTTTAGGGGAGTAATTAGAATAAATAAGTTCAATAACAGGGATGTTATTAAAATAGTGTTTAATAAAAGGCATTTGAACTTCCGTTGAATGTTCTACATGTACATATTCAAGATTTTGAACATCAAAATTATTGATTAGTTCGTATGCGGTAGCTGTATCAATCGGTAAATTACCGCACGGTGTTTCATATTCGTTTTCCAAAGTAGTACTTATACCCTCAAAGGCAAATTTATGTGACGGGCCTATAACCGCTATTGCTTTTGGTGTCGTATTTTGTGCAATTCTATAAGCAAAATTGGCAGTAAATCCGCTGTACATCCATCCAGCGTGAGGAACGATCAAAGCTTTGGGTTGTAATGTAAAAATTTCATCCGCTTTATTTTTATCAACATTTTCATCGATTATATGATTAAAATGCGCAATATATTTTTCTACTGCCTCACAGCTTCCACCATACCATTCTTTTACTACTGCTTTTCTCATATTCACTCCTTTTTTATTTCCATATACCTTTAATAATTTCACCGCAGTTAGGGCAGTGTGCCAAGCCGTTGTCATCTATTTGTAAAATGTTTTTTTCAACTTTATAAATACTTCTTACAATAAGCTCTTCATTACATTTTGGGCAATATGTCACTACAGGTAATGCGACATTTCCCAAATATACGTAATTAAGCCCGGCTTTTTTACCTATTTCATATGCCTTAATCATCGTTTTCATAGGAGTCGGTTCTTTATCGGTTACCTTGTAATCGGGATGAAATCTGCTAATATGCCATGGAATATCTTTATCAACACTTGCAATAAATTCAGCAATTTTTGTAAGTTCTTCATCTGAATCATTATCTCCCGGAACTATTAGTGTTGTGATTTCTTGCCATATTCCAGCATCGTTTAATCTTTTAATAGTGTCAAGTACGTCTTCAAGATTCCCTTTTAAAACTTTTTTGTAATATTCAGGCTTAAAACTTTTCAAATCGACATTACATGCGTCAACCCAACTTTTCATATCTTCTATTTCATAAACACTTTCAAAACCGTTTGTGACAAAGACGTTTTTTAACCCTTTTTCTTTTGCCAAAACACCTACATCTCTGGCATAAGGGTAAAAAACACTCGGTTCGTTGTATGTATAAGCAATCGAATTACAATTATATTCGATAGCAAGTTTTACCATTTCTTCAGGTGATACATAAATAGACTCATTTACTTTATTGGTGTGTGCTATTTGCCAGTTTTGGCAAAACGGACATTTAAAATTACATCCTACTGTTCCGAACGATAATATTGGTGTGTTTGGTAAAAAATGAAATAAAGGTTTTTTCTCAACAGGATCAACGTTTATACTTGACGGATGGCCGTAAACAAGATTTTTAAGCTCACCGTTTTGATTCATGTTTATACCGCAAATACCGACTTGTCCTTCTTTTAATACACAATGATGCCTACATAAAAGACATTTGATTTTATTATCGGCTAATGTTTCATAATATTTCATATTTCCCCTCCTTCTCTTTATAAATATTATAGCAAAAAAAGAGGGAAAAGTAAACTGTTTGCCTTAAGAAGGTTGATATAATGTGACTAAACTATCTGAAATGAAAGTTTTTTATACGGACAGTTTTTACCTTTACTTTCGAATTTGCTTATATCTACATCATAGTCACCTTTTTTCAGTATTAAGGTCTCTTTTATTTTGATATTAAAAAGTTTAGCAGGGTTTTGGGAAATTAGTTTCGTTACGGTTTTTTGTGAAAGCGGAAGAGAGTAAGCAAGCTGTGTAAATATATCAAGTTTACTGATACCGAATTCAGCTTCTTCGAGAGGTACGTCTTTATGGGTAGTAGCTATATGATTTGATGAAATGAAATCAACAGTTTCGGAAGCACAAGCCTCCAATAATGCCTCTTTGTCTTCTTTTGATCTCAACGGAGGGAAAGTCTTGTATAAAGAATTAAAGTCTTGAAGGTTTTCATCACAGAAGTATAAATTGTCTATACAAACGTCGATAAATATATTTTTCGGTTTGTTTTTTAATATTTGTATGGAGTCTTTTGTTGTTATTGACTGAAATACTACCTTTGCATTAAAATGTTTCGATAACTCATATATTTTAGCCACTTCAGCACTTTCTGCATAAGTGGGTATACCGCTAACACCAAGTGAATATGCAATTTCACTATCATGCATTATACCGCTGCTTAATGATTTGTTGTTGCAGTTTACAAAAATAGGGATATTTAAAAATTCCGCGTATTCAAAAACCCTTTTTAATAAATTCATATCTTCATCTGAATTAATATATATTGCACTTGCACCTTTATCTTTAAGAATTGAAATGTCTGTTAATTTACCTTCATGTATTCCTTCAATTGCGACTAAAAGTTTAAATTTAGATTCGTTAGCTCTTTTTAAATTATATGCCAAATGCAGCTTATCAAAAATCGGTTTTATAGTCGGCATCATTACAGCGCTTTGTACACCTCCGTTTTTAGAAGATTTTGAAATTCTTTGAACACTTTCAGAGTTTGGTACGTTAATATCAATACTTTTTGGCACTTCTATAGTCATTATCAGCCTTTTTTATTATAATTTTACTAAATTTTTAAAAAAAAGGCTTTTTATGGCTCTGTTTTATCTGTTTAATTTAATTGTATTATCAAGTGTCGTTGGTTATTTTGCTTGGAGGCTCGGAAAGAATTTTTGGGTGTTTTTTATATTGTCTTTATTACTTTCTCCAATTGTGGGAGGACTTTTTTTGGCTATTTATGATTATTACACTACATTTTTGAAAGGAAATAAATGAAAGAAAGATATTTGAAATTATTAAAAGAAATTTATCCCAATTTAAGCGAAAGAGATGAAAAAATTTTTGAAGAGATTATGAATGATGAGGGTCTTGGGAAATGTAAGCCTAAATTTAATCTTTGGGGATTTTTATTCGGGTGGTTTTATCTTTTATATAGACATGCTTATGTTGAAGCGGTTGCAGTTTTAATAGTGTCGTTAATGGTAGGGTATTTTTATCTGCCCGGAATGGTGGTTGTTAATTCTTTAATAGGAGGATTTTGTTATTACTTTTTATATTTGAACAAGTTCTCAATGGATGTAGATAGATGCGGTGGAATCAGTTATCCAGATATGGAATGTTTAAGAAAAAAAGCAAAAACAAGTAAATGGGCAGTGATTATTGCGATAATAATGATTTTAGTATTGATCTGGCCTGTTGTATATGCAATAATTACCGGTCATCAGTTAAGAACTCCGGATAACCCGTATTAAGAGCGTTTTAATAGAAGTTTTAAGCTGTTTAGATAAATATATTTTGATATAATTTCGTAAAAAAGGGCTGATATAATGAAAAAAGTTTTAATTGTAGGAAGCGGAGGTAGAGAATACAGTATCGGATATTTTATGAAAGACGAGGCTGAAATTTTTTACGCGCCTGGAAACGGGGCGACTGACGAGTTTGCAACAAATATAAATATAAAAGATTTTGAAGAATTAGCTGAGTTTGCTAAAAAAAACAATATAGATTTAACAATAATTGGTCCAGAAGATCCACTGGTTAACGGAATTGTTGATGTGTTTAAAAAACACGGGCTTACTATTTTTGGTCCGAGTGCAGCAGCTGCAAGACTTGAAGGCAGTAAAGTCTATATGAAAAATTTTCTTAAAAAATACAATATTCCTACTGCAAAATATATTGAAACTTCCAATAAAGAAGCAGCTTATGAATTTATTGATAAATGTAACAAACTTCCTATTGTTGTAAAAGCTGACGGACTTTGTGCGGGTAAGGGCGTAATTATTGCGGAGAGTAAAGACGAAGCTAAAAAAACTGTTGAAGAGATGTTAAGCGGTAAAGCTTTCGGTGATGCGGGTAAAAAAGTGATCGTTGAAGAATTTTTGGACGGATACGAGTTAAGTATGTTTGCAATTTGTGACGGAAAAGATTTTGTGCTTTTACCTGCCGCACAGGATCACAAAAGACTTCTTGACGGAGACAAGGGACCTAATACAGGAGGTATGGGTGCATATGCTCCTACTCCTCTTGTTGATGATGTACTTTATGAAAAAGTTAAAGAAAGGGTAATAAAGCCTACACTTAAAGGTATGCAAGAAGAGGGCGCTCCGTTTGAAGGAGTATTGTTTATAGGTCTTATGATTGTAGATAACGAGCCTTATGTTCTTGAATATAACGTTAGATTTGGAGACCCTGAGTGTGAAGAGCTTATGGCATTAATTGACAGCAGTGTATATGATATGTTTTATAACGGTGCTACAAAACAACTTGACAAAATCGATGTAAAAATTAAAGACATGGTTGCAGTTGGGGTTGTTTGCGCTTCTAAAAACTATCCATATTCAAGCAGTGAACCAGCGGAAATTACGGTGGATGATTTGAGCGATTGCAACGGGTATATTTCTTATGCAGGAGTTAAAAAAATTGACGGCAAACTTATGGCTACAGGTGGTAGGGTTCTTGTATGTGTTGGATTTGGTAAAGACGTAAAAAGTGCAAGGGACGTAGCGTATAAAATTGTAGATAAAGTACATTTTGAGGGTAAACAGTTTAGAAAAGATATAGCGTATCAAGCTATTAAATAATATATTTGGCTGAATTGAGAAGGGTAAAGATGGAAGAAATCATAAATAAATTAAATCGAGAAGGTTTCAAAACCGCTTCAATTGCAAAAAGGGCAATATCAATGACAATCGACGATATATTGATATCTTTAGTTGTCGTTCTTGCTTTTTCTTCTCAATTTGCAAACGCTAAAACATATGAAGATGTTTTGATATTAACCAATGAATTATTCGGATATATTTTCGTGGCTTACACACTTTATCATTGGATTTTTATAGCTGTTTACGGAAAAACAATCGGAAAAATGGTTACTAAAACAAGAGTTATTGATATTCAGACATTTGATAATCCTACATGGGGTAGAGCGTTAATTAGAAGTGTTATGAGAAATTTCGATGAAATGTTTTTTTATTTAGGCATGGCTTATGCGATAGTTGATCCTTTAAACAGAACCATTCATGATATAGTAGGAAAAACAGTTGTTGTTGAGGATTAGTTTAGTAATTGTATTTTTTGCTTCTTTTTTATTTGCGGAAGTAAAAATATTTGCCACAAAAGCAGTTGATTCAAACGGAACTATCACTCTTCAGAATCCTATCATTATTTACAATAACTCTATAATTCAGGCTAAGCACGGGTTAATAACAAAAAAAAGAAAGATAATATTAAATGATAAAGTGTTTGTGACATATCAGAATAAATCTGTCATATCCGCAAACAGTTTAATTGCTTACAGCTCAAGAAATATAGAAATGAATGATATATTCTTTTACGATAAAACTATGGAAGGATGGATATTAGCAAAGAGTTCTTTAAGTAAAAATAAAAATATTTATTTTAAAAAACTTTATTTTTCAACTTGTTGTATTAAAGACCCTGATTGGTTCATGAAGGCAAGAAGCGCCACTTACAACAGGGAAAAAAAATCACTGAAACTATATAATCTAACCTTGGTTATTAATAAAATACCTGTATTTTATTTGCCTTATTTTTATGTCAACTTTGATAAAACAAGAAGAAGCGGTCTTCTTAGACCGTATGTAGGATTTTCTCAGACTGAAGGGCTTCTTTATTCTCAACCGATATACTTCGTTACTTCAATAAATACTGATTTGGAAATTACGCCAACTTTCCGTTCAATGAGAGGTAAAGGAGTTTATACGACTTTTAGATTTGTTGATTCTCCAACTTCTAAGGGAATGATAAAAGCGGGATATTTCAAAGATGACAAAGATTATTATATTAGATATAACCTCGCACACCAAAAACATTATGGGTATAATATAAAATATGAGAGAAACGGTTTGTTTACAGCACATGATGCGTTATATATGAATTTAAAATATGCCAATGACGTTGATTATTTTTATTTAGACGCATATAACTATCGATTTAATGATGCTTATCTTTCGGATAAATTAATAACTTCAGAATTAAATTACATAAACGTTACCGATTTTTCATTGTACGGGTCATATTTTAAATATTTTATAGACACCACAAAACTTAGTAACGATACTACTTGGCAGATACTTCCACAGCTTAATTATCATCATTTTTTATCTAAAAAATACGGTTTAATGAACTTACTGGATATAAATATTTATAATTATTACAGAAAAGTCGGTTCAAATTTTGTTCTTGCGGATTTGTTACTGCCTGTTTCTGTGAATTTTTCTTTGTTTAATGATTATTTAAAATTCAAAATTACAGAACTTTTAAGCTCAGGTTACGGTTTTTATTATCAAACTGCTTCTAAAAAATCAAAATACACGAATCTTTCTACTCAGATAAAATTGTATACATCCTTAACGAAAGCGGGTTCTTTTATACATATCATTTCACCGTCTTTAATTTTAAATCTTAAAAACTATTCTAATTCGTCAATTTATACAGATTTAATGAATGTTCCAGAAATACAAAACTATCTAACTTTTAATTTGTTTCAAATATTTGAAAAAGATTCTTTTAAATTGACACACACGTTAAATGACACTTATTATCTTACTTTAAAAAAATATTCTGATTTAGAAAACATCTTTAATATTAATATTAATAATATTACAATTGAAGAAAACAACAGATATTCAATTGAAAAAAAACAGATTTCTTATAACAATATTAAAATTAGTTATAATAATGAACTGTTTTACAGTTTTATATCCCATGTTTATCAGAAAAACATATCTGAAGCTGTAACCGTCGGTATTACTTATAATATAAATACATATAAAAAAGTATATACCGAATATAGTTATGATTTAAATAACAGATACAGAAAGTACTGGCTGTTGGGAATGAAATTAAACAAAAAATGTTGGAGGTATGATTTAAGTTTTAAACAGTCTCGTATACCTATACTTGAAGAAGACGGGATTTCATATAGAAAGGACAACATAGTAACAATAAACGTCGAACTCAAACCTATCGGGGGATTAAATCAAACTTTTGTATTTAAAGGAAACAAATGAGAAATGAAGTAAAAGTGGGGGTATTTATATTTTTGGGTTTGTTATCTTTGATATTTTTAACTCTTCAAGTTAATAGTTTGCAAGATTTTAATAAAAAAGGCTATACGATATACGCTCTTATAGGTGATGCGAGCGGTCTTGCTAAAAAAGCAAAAGTGAAAATGAGAGGGGTGGAAATAGGAAGTGTCGAAGATTTAGAACTTGAAAATTCACATGTAAAACTTAAACTGTTAATAAAAAAAGGCGTAAAAATCCCTAAAAACTCTGTAGTGACACTTGCACAGGATAATTTTTTAGGCGGGAAATATGTAAAAATCATACCATCACAAAGTTATGTGTTTTATAAAGCGGGTGATGTGATTACCAGATATGTCAATACGACATCGATGGATGATGTTATGGCAAATATAAACACAGCCGTTGATGATATAAAAGTTTTAATAAAAAAATTAAATAGAACTTTGGATGAAAAAACGATTGCAAATATTAAAGAAACGATTGCAAATATAAAAGATTCTTCGATTACCCTAAAATCAGTATTAAAAACTGCCGACAACAAACTTCCGGTGTTGTTGGACAATGCTAATGATTTGGTTTTAGAGTATAAAAAAGCCGGGGTGACTTTAAATAACAGGCTTCCGAGTATTTTAGATAAAACCGATTCGTTATTGACAAAATTTAATAAAACCGGCGATACGATTAACGCCAAATTAGATAAATTAATGGATGAATATATTAAATTAGGCGAAAATGCAAATAATATTTTAAATGACAATAAACAAGGTATTAAGGAAGCTGTTGCGAGCGCTAAAGATTTCTTTGTAAGCGGTGGTGAGAGTTTTAAAAAAATTGATAATTATTTAAGTTCGCTTAGTAAGAGTCAAATTTTGGTTGACATACAAAGTAACTTTATGGCAAGGGACGATTACTTTAAAACATCGGCATATATTGCATATCTTCCGGTTCCGACGAAATATTATATATTAGGAGTAACAAGTGCTAAAGATTTTTCCGATTTGTCAAAAATAAATTTAGATCATCAGGAAGATAAAGTATATATTAGTGCTGAATATGGGAAAAGATTCGATGATTTACTTTTAAGAGGCGGTATTATCGAGAATACCGGCGGTATAGGGTTTGATTATTTTTTAAATCACGACAAAGTTAAATTGAGCGGTGAAGTATATGATTTTAACGCCGTTAATGATGTGAGGGGCGATAAACCGCATTTAACTTTTAAAGGAACATATCTTTACCTTAAACACATTCAATTTATGGGAGGTGTGGATAATATCCTAAATACCGATGCAAGAACGTTTTTCTTAGGGATCGGTGTTAAATTCAAAGATAACGATCTAAAAACCATACTCGGCGGAGGTGCTACATCATTTCTAAAATAGATGAAATTAAATGGGCTTGTAAAGTGTTAGGCATAGCCCCTCTTAGCAGTTTTGAAGACATTAATAAAAAATACAAAAAACTTGTAAAACAGACACATCCGGACTTAAATGATAATAATGATAAAATTACAGAAATAAACAGGGCGTATGAAATTTTAAGGGAATATATAAGAAATTACAAATTTACTTTTAGTGAAGATGAGATTTTAAAACAGTATCCGAGTGAATTTTTAAAAAAATTTAAGGTTTGATATGAAAAAGTTTAAAAACAGACAAGAGGCACTTGAAAAGCTTTTATCGATATTGGATATTAGAGCGATAGACGATATGCTGATAATCAGTATCAGTGAAAATGGGAATTTTTACGCCAGAGAAATTGCAATGAGGGGAGGTTTATTAGAAGGTGATTTTTTATTTATTGAAGAAATAAAATCACCTGAAAACAAAGAAACCTCTTTAGCAGCGATAAGTGAAACAAAAGATTATATTTTAATTGAAGAGTTTATAAACGCTTTTGAAATTACGGATGATTATATTTTTAGTGAGGCGGAAAGGGTATATGAAGAAAAAATTTTACAAAATATATATAAATTTCGTGGCGGAGAGAGTATAATTTCATTACGCAATAGAAATGTTCTATTAGTAGATGAAGGTGCAAATACGGGATTAACATTATTATGTGCTATAAAAAGCTGCATTTCAAAAAAAGCGGCGAGTATAAATGTTGCAGTGCCTGTTGTGGCTAAAGAGACTGCAAGAGTTATAGAAAAGTTAGTTGATAATACATATTTTGTTTACGAAGTAGAAGATTTTGTTGATACAGATTTTTATTTTAAGGAGAAATAATGAGTTGTGAAGTTGAATTAAATATAAATAACAGAAAACAGAAGTTTGTTTTAAATAAAGTTGCTAAACAGGCTAATTCTTCTGTCTGGTTTGAAGATGGAAATACTGTAATGCTTGCAACGCTTAC
This genomic interval from Nautilia profundicola AmH contains the following:
- a CDS encoding NAD-glutamate dehydrogenase domain-containing protein, translated to MNDLCKQLISKEDYEIPNFNEVYLSFDKNTQTFHIYSKNKLPITTISNLLQNFNISILDSVSFINKNTYVYKIKTDIQHIDTFLKHEKIFLEILEKALLNKIYTLCKLYYMAWEGLTLREISLLRAIIKYQNQLFYEFNENLIISALLNNSKLTKMIIEYFKQKFSTKDLSLEEKIEKEIKNISNLNEDKIFRVLFTIVKNTVRTNYFLNKETISFKVLTQNFKNILFGMQPNIESYVYHNDFNGIHLRMSKISRGGLRWSDRPHDFRDEIKDLMITQEAKNALIIPEGAKGGFVIFKNNISKKDFKKYYSLFIDALLDLIDVGDVELVKYDENDFYFVVAADKGTSSMSDVANEIAIKRGYFLKDAFASGGSTGYSHKELGITAKGAIHTTNRFFIERGQNIYTDKLSVVGVGSMRGDVFGNGMLLNKNFLLLGAISHSEIFIDPNPDPKIAYEERKRLFENSLSWKDYDKSKISKGGGVFKRDEKSITLSPEIKELLNTKEESLSAEELAKRLLRLKVDLLYFGGIGTYVKSSEEQNLHISDKQNANIRVNANEINAFAICEGANLALTMQGRYEYALKGGKINLDAIDNSAGVNISDYEVNLKIILNSLIDKNKLTENEKIKILKEIQNDVIDKVLQNNFEHALLLSLDEKKIYKEKLIKVLEILEKNTDYFKRKNYNMPKNSEIETLYQNTHVIRPALAIVMLYSKIFLKKYILESNVLDSNYYDKFLKEYFPESFFNKFEHEIFSHPLKKEIIATQIANKIINAHGIGFISDYHEKSFKYKIESYLIMNELINADVLRKEIIQNVNDVNKQYDLLIDVEQTIKFAVKWMVKSLENSNIKPLLFITYKDDLRKLINQQNELEIYEKWKDFYKFLPAMFMIKHEYNLDLKTILNLFKLIITKFKINTILKTIKSIKPKNRLDKNLKEEVERLIEYFVITFAKEVINSSDFNAKNLKRSFDNYIKRKNDEYEDIIEEIKKIKKEKKSLTLLSHIANSLILQLLK
- the amrB gene encoding AmmeMemoRadiSam system protein B, producing MRKAVVKEWYGGSCEAVEKYIAHFNHIIDENVDKNKADEIFTLQPKALIVPHAGWMYSGFTANFAYRIAQNTTPKAIAVIGPSHKFAFEGISTTLENEYETPCGNLPIDTATAYELINNFDVQNLEYVHVEHSTEVQMPFIKHYFNNIPVIELIYSNYSPKKLKEIINYLIQKDILVVISSDLSHYYDIKTANALDYNCLEAVNNQDVLQLEKCEACGKIGIEALILSSVELNLTPLIVDYRTSADVSGDESQVVGYMSAVFI
- the amrS gene encoding AmmeMemoRadiSam system radical SAM enzyme; the protein is MKYYETLADNKIKCLLCRHHCVLKEGQVGICGINMNQNGELKNLVYGHPSSINVDPVEKKPLFHFLPNTPILSFGTVGCNFKCPFCQNWQIAHTNKVNESIYVSPEEMVKLAIEYNCNSIAYTYNEPSVFYPYARDVGVLAKEKGLKNVFVTNGFESVYEIEDMKSWVDACNVDLKSFKPEYYKKVLKGNLEDVLDTIKRLNDAGIWQEITTLIVPGDNDSDEELTKIAEFIASVDKDIPWHISRFHPDYKVTDKEPTPMKTMIKAYEIGKKAGLNYVYLGNVALPVVTYCPKCNEELIVRSIYKVEKNILQIDDNGLAHCPNCGEIIKGIWK
- a CDS encoding dihydroorotase; amino-acid sequence: MTIEVPKSIDINVPNSESVQRISKSSKNGGVQSAVMMPTIKPIFDKLHLAYNLKRANESKFKLLVAIEGIHEGKLTDISILKDKGASAIYINSDEDMNLLKRVFEYAEFLNIPIFVNCNNKSLSSGIMHDSEIAYSLGVSGIPTYAESAEVAKIYELSKHFNAKVVFQSITTKDSIQILKNKPKNIFIDVCIDNLYFCDENLQDFNSLYKTFPPLRSKEDKEALLEACASETVDFISSNHIATTHKDVPLEEAEFGISKLDIFTQLAYSLPLSQKTVTKLISQNPAKLFNIKIKETLILKKGDYDVDISKFESKGKNCPYKKLSFQIV
- a CDS encoding DUF2628 domain-containing protein — translated: MKERYLKLLKEIYPNLSERDEKIFEEIMNDEGLGKCKPKFNLWGFLFGWFYLLYRHAYVEAVAVLIVSLMVGYFYLPGMVVVNSLIGGFCYYFLYLNKFSMDVDRCGGISYPDMECLRKKAKTSKWAVIIAIIMILVLIWPVVYAIITGHQLRTPDNPY
- the purD gene encoding phosphoribosylamine--glycine ligase, with translation MKKVLIVGSGGREYSIGYFMKDEAEIFYAPGNGATDEFATNINIKDFEELAEFAKKNNIDLTIIGPEDPLVNGIVDVFKKHGLTIFGPSAAAARLEGSKVYMKNFLKKYNIPTAKYIETSNKEAAYEFIDKCNKLPIVVKADGLCAGKGVIIAESKDEAKKTVEEMLSGKAFGDAGKKVIVEEFLDGYELSMFAICDGKDFVLLPAAQDHKRLLDGDKGPNTGGMGAYAPTPLVDDVLYEKVKERVIKPTLKGMQEEGAPFEGVLFIGLMIVDNEPYVLEYNVRFGDPECEELMALIDSSVYDMFYNGATKQLDKIDVKIKDMVAVGVVCASKNYPYSSSEPAEITVDDLSDCNGYISYAGVKKIDGKLMATGGRVLVCVGFGKDVKSARDVAYKIVDKVHFEGKQFRKDIAYQAIK
- a CDS encoding RDD family protein, yielding MEEIINKLNREGFKTASIAKRAISMTIDDILISLVVVLAFSSQFANAKTYEDVLILTNELFGYIFVAYTLYHWIFIAVYGKTIGKMVTKTRVIDIQTFDNPTWGRALIRSVMRNFDEMFFYLGMAYAIVDPLNRTIHDIVGKTVVVED